The following coding sequences are from one Canis lupus baileyi chromosome 23, mCanLup2.hap1, whole genome shotgun sequence window:
- the LOC140615521 gene encoding olfactory receptor 52A1-like, whose protein sequence is MGSINMSYLNPKTVTLIGIPGLEHVQFWIGFPFLGVCLVALLGNIFLLIIIPIERRLHQPMYIFLAVLAATDLGLCVAIAPKMLAIFWFGSYSMAFDACLTQLFFIHALQGMESGILLAMAFDRYVAICDPLRHTSILTPLFLVQMVLMVAIRATVLVGILPILLKRLQLFHSVVIVHSYCEHMAVVKLVAEDVHINKSYGLFVAFAILGFDMIFVFISYILIFQAVFRLPQKEARLKAFNTCTAHIAVFLEFYILAFFSFFSHRFGHVSPYVHILLSTIYLLVPPALNPIIYGVKTKEIRMRVAQICILRSDNE, encoded by the coding sequence ATGGGATCTATAAACATGTCATATTTGAACCCAAAGACAGTGACCCTGATTGGGATCCCTGGACTAGAGCATGTGCAGTTTTGGATTGGATTTCCTTTCCTTGGAGTGTGCCTGGTGGCTCTGCTGGGGAACATCTTCTTGTTAATCATCATCCCTATAGAACGTCGTCTTCACCAACCCATGTACATCTTCCTGGCAGTTTTGGCAGCCACTGACCTAGGCCTCTGTGTAGCCATTGCTCCCAAGATGTTGGCCATCTTCTGGTTTGGCTCTTACTCCATGGCTTTTGATGCTTGCCTCACCCAGCTCTTCTTCATCCATGCCTTGCAGGGCATGGAATCTGGTATCCTGTTGGCCATGGCCTTTGACCGCTATGTTGCCATCTGTGATCCCTTGAGACACACATCCATTCTTACACCTCTCTTTCTAGTTCAAATGGTACTGATGGTGGCCATCCGGGCAACGGTGCTAGTTGGAATTTTACCCATTCTACTTAAACGCTTGCAACTTTTCCATTCTGTGGTTATTGTTCATTCCTACTGTGAACACATGGCTGTGGTCAAGCTGGTTGCAGAAGATGTCCATATTAACAAATCATATGGGCTCTTTGTAGCCTTTGCAATCCTAGGTTTTGATATGATCTTTGTCTTCATCTCCTACATTTTGATTTTTCAGGCTGTTTTTCGTCTTCCCCAGAAAGAGGCAAGACTCAAAGCATTCAATACTTGTACTGCCCATATTGCTGTCTTCCTGGAGTTTTATatccttgcctttttttccttcttcagccACCGTTTTGGACATGTATCACCCTATGTTCATATTCTCTTGTCTACCATCTATCTGCTTGTGCCGCCTGCCCTTAACCCCATTATCTATGGTGTGAAGACCAAGGAGATCCGCATGCGGGTTGCTCAGATTTGTATTCTGAGGTCTGACAATGAGTAG